The following proteins come from a genomic window of Azoarcus sp. PA01:
- a CDS encoding SAM-dependent methyltransferase, producing MNHRERFLDLQSVLQQHQSLWRPQPFHVRRPAWCDRWPALADAVLGLDEPTLERFTADPAACQMWLAPRLPAAASLEPLCDVPQLVPRVLPPVGTRFDWSIPGRKREQIEAFAAHGHAAHAPLLEWCAGKGHLGRRLALADHVPVRSLELDPALCEAAQRLAERAGVEQTVLCADALAARSREHVRDHAVVALHACGELHRTLARSAAADHAHSYRIAPCCYHLGADDGYRALSSQASLPLDAAALRLAVTETVTAPRHVRQRLARDQAWKLGFIALRNALEGEAIRLFRPVPSPWLSGDFAGFCEALARRERVQLPAAIDWTHWLATGERRRAEVRRLELVRHAFRRALETWLVMDLALGFEEAGFDVEVGSFCARALTPRNLMVVARRREI from the coding sequence ATGAACCACCGCGAACGCTTTCTCGATCTGCAATCGGTGCTGCAGCAGCACCAGTCGCTATGGCGACCGCAGCCGTTTCACGTCCGGCGCCCCGCATGGTGCGATCGATGGCCGGCGCTGGCCGATGCGGTGCTCGGGCTCGACGAACCGACGCTCGAGCGATTCACCGCCGATCCCGCCGCGTGCCAGATGTGGCTCGCGCCCCGGCTGCCGGCAGCCGCCAGCCTCGAGCCCTTGTGCGACGTGCCGCAGCTCGTCCCGCGCGTACTGCCGCCCGTCGGCACCCGCTTCGACTGGTCGATTCCCGGACGCAAGCGCGAGCAGATCGAAGCGTTCGCCGCGCACGGGCACGCCGCGCATGCGCCGCTGCTGGAGTGGTGTGCCGGCAAAGGGCACCTCGGGAGACGCCTCGCGCTCGCCGACCACGTGCCGGTCCGCTCGCTGGAGCTCGACCCGGCGCTGTGCGAAGCGGCGCAACGCCTCGCCGAACGCGCGGGCGTCGAGCAGACCGTGCTGTGCGCCGACGCGCTCGCCGCGCGCTCGCGCGAACACGTCCGCGACCACGCCGTCGTCGCGCTGCACGCGTGCGGCGAGCTGCACCGCACGCTGGCGCGCTCGGCAGCCGCCGACCACGCGCACAGCTACCGGATCGCGCCGTGCTGCTACCATCTCGGCGCCGACGACGGCTACCGCGCGCTGAGTTCGCAAGCTTCGCTGCCACTCGACGCCGCGGCGCTGCGCCTCGCGGTGACCGAAACCGTCACCGCGCCGCGCCACGTGCGCCAACGTCTCGCGCGCGACCAGGCGTGGAAGCTCGGCTTCATCGCATTGCGCAACGCGCTCGAAGGTGAGGCGATCCGCCTTTTCCGCCCGGTGCCCTCACCGTGGCTGTCGGGCGATTTCGCCGGTTTCTGTGAAGCGCTGGCGCGGCGCGAGCGCGTGCAGCTCCCCGCTGCGATCGACTGGACCCACTGGCTCGCGACCGGCGAGCGCCGCCGCGCCGAAGTGCGGCGCTTGGAGCTCGTGCGTCACGCGTTCCGCCGCGCGCTCGAGACCTGGCTCGTCAT